Below is a genomic region from Gillisia sp. Hel_I_86.
TTTTTGAAAAGGTTATCTTTTAGAAAGTTGTGGAACTATCAATTTCTCATACTTCCTTTCGATAGAGCTATAGATTTTTATTGCACCGATGTTCTTGGCGACGCACCTTGCAAGTTCCAAGCCCTGTAGGGCGGATTTCTTTATCTTTTCCAGAAAGACAAACCAGTTCAAGTAGCCCTGAAGGTACTTGGTCGAAACCCCATAAAACTTCTTGACCCATCTCTCATAGCGGTTGTCTCGGGAATTGACGTGCTGTACGTGATAGCACCTGTCCTTTACATGTTGGCGCGACGCCACAAAGGTATGGTGCTCGAGTTGGTTGTCTCTTGCCCATTTGATTATCGAGGGATGGGAATCGGAACACAGTACGTTGCCCGGTGCGATGAACCCACCTATCGTGCTCTGGACGCTTTCCGCATCTATCCTGCCGATCTTTGCCACAAGCATGGTCCTCCCGCCGTTCCTGCCCGAGGCGACCACCACCGAGACCTTGTCGTTGCTCACGCCCCTTTTGGCTTCCCTGTCGCTGGGCCTCTTGTAGGATCCCTTCCCAGGTTCCGCCGCCCCTTGTCGTTGATGTCTAACTGCTTGTCGTCGCACTCCACGATTCCTGAAAATCCCGTCCCGTTGAGCACTTCCAGAGAAGAGAGCAATTTATGTCTCCAGTCGAATATTGTCTTGACGTTCACCCCGATCTTTTCCGCAGCCTTCCGGATGGTGACGCTCTCCACCACCAACAACAGGTATTCTTGGAACTTTTCCAGCTTCTTTATGCCGTCAACGGCAGTACCGGTAAAGTCGTTGAAGGTCTTGTGGCAAGGCCTGCACTTGTAGCGCCTGCGCCCCTTGTAGTGCCCGTGACCGTATATGTCCGAGTCTTCGCAGTGAGGGCAATACACCGGGCGGTCGTTGCCGATGTCCCTGCCCACAAGCCCTAGGTCGGGGACGTTGAGCTCCCGATGGAGAAGCTGCGCCAGCTCGATCTTCTCGGCTCGATCCAGATCGTTTAAAATATTGCGTAAATCCATTTGTCGTAAATTTGATCGATGTATAAATAATAAATTCCCACATTATTCTAAAACACAACCTATTTTTATAACCAAGTTCTCATTCGATTTAGGTTTTATGAATATCTTAGTAAACGCATTATTAACAATTTTAAGTTTAATTACTGTACAAACCAAAAATGAAAAACAAACTAACAACCGAACAATCTTCAAGTTATAATAATCTTGAAAAAATGAACACCTTTGAGTTGCTCTCAAATATAAATGCTGAAGACAAAACTGTTGCATTTGCAATAGAAAAAGCAATTCCTTCAGTTGAAAAATTAGTAGATGTTATCTTTGATAAAATGGATAAAGGAGGCCGGTTATTTTATATTGGTGCAGGAACAAGCGGAAGGTTAGGAGTTCTTGATGCCTCTGAATGTCCTCCTACATTTGGTGTTTCAGATAATAAGATTATTGGACTTATTGCAGGTGGAGATTCTGCTCTAAGAAAAGCAATTGAAAATGCAGAAGACGATGAAAACTTGGCTTGGACGGATTTGCTAAAATATAAAATTACTGAAAAAGATGTTTTAATTGGTATTGCCGCTTCCGGAACTACTCCCTATGTAATTGGCGGACTCGAAAAAGCCAATAAAAACCATATTATTACTGGATGTATTGTTTGCAACAAAAACAGTCCCTTATCCTTAGCTGCAAAATATCCAATTGAACTAATAGTAGGCCCTGAGTTTCTAACCGGAAGCACCAGGATGAAAGCAGGTACTGCTCAGAAACTGGTATTAAACATGATTTCTACTGCTGTGATGATTAAATTAGGGAGAGTGAAAGATAATAAAATGGTAAACATGCAATTGTCCAATAAAAAATTAGTGAATCGGGGTGTCCTTATGCTTATGGATGAACTAAATATAGATCAAGCTTTAGCTTCTAAACTTTTAGAAAAACATCAAAGTGTAAAAAATGTTTTAGATAATTATAAAAATTAATTTGTGCTGTATGATAAATTCTACTAAATATGTCATTGGGGTAATGAGCGGAACCTCATTAGACGGAATTGACAT
It encodes:
- a CDS encoding IS1 family transposase, with the translated sequence MDLRNILNDLDRAEKIELAQLLHRELNVPDLGLVGRDIGNDRPVYCPHCEDSDIYGHGHYKGRRRYKCRPCHKTFNDFTGTAVDGIKKLEKFQEYLLLVVESVTIRKAAEKIGVNVKTIFDWRHKLLSSLEVLNGTGFSGIVECDDKQLDINDKGRRNLGRDPTRGPATGKPKGA
- a CDS encoding IS1595 family transposase; translation: MSNDKVSVVVASGRNGGRTMLVAKIGRIDAESVQSTIGGFIAPGNVLCSDSHPSIIKWARDNQLEHHTFVASRQHVKDRCYHVQHVNSRDNRYERWVKKFYGVSTKYLQGYLNWFVFLEKIKKSALQGLELARCVAKNIGAIKIYSSIERKYEKLIVPQLSKR
- the murQ gene encoding N-acetylmuramic acid 6-phosphate etherase, giving the protein MKNKLTTEQSSSYNNLEKMNTFELLSNINAEDKTVAFAIEKAIPSVEKLVDVIFDKMDKGGRLFYIGAGTSGRLGVLDASECPPTFGVSDNKIIGLIAGGDSALRKAIENAEDDENLAWTDLLKYKITEKDVLIGIAASGTTPYVIGGLEKANKNHIITGCIVCNKNSPLSLAAKYPIELIVGPEFLTGSTRMKAGTAQKLVLNMISTAVMIKLGRVKDNKMVNMQLSNKKLVNRGVLMLMDELNIDQALASKLLEKHQSVKNVLDNYKN